From the Manihot esculenta cultivar AM560-2 chromosome 14, M.esculenta_v8, whole genome shotgun sequence genome, the window CAAATTGGTTTTGTGTCAGAAACCATTATGCCAATTCTCATATATAACCTCACAAGTGATACTCCATGGTACGTGTGAGAGTAGAATTGAAACAGAAataatattgaattaatttaaaaattcagctaattatttatttttttaatttaatttaatttttaattttaaaaattttaattattttttaaaatataattatatctattaatagatttaatttttcttttgttccgcttgatatatttaattttttttattttattatatgtgTCTTtcaatattcaatttaaataaaaattctatAAAACGTGAAGAAAAATGTTCAGGAGTCTATCGGAATGCCTCCGATGAAAACCTTTCGATATTCAATATAAGTTTATGAAGTAGAGTAGTACGGATAAATAAGAATtacagagaaaaaataaaaaatagagcgaagtaaaaaaaatatccCTTTTCTTTTTACATACTTTTTTGAGATtcgtaaaaatatattttggtaTATTTTTAAGTGGAGCTCACtctctaattaaaataaatttataatttttaatatattatcatcTATTATGTTAGATTTTTGTAGCGATTGGCAGCAAATAGAAGACATGAAAATTCATATGCAAGCATGTGAGAAGATCCTTAAAATTCAATATTATTTGATTCACACATCAAATTTTATCAAAAGGGTGCATTTGATATAGCCATATTTGATTACATAGTGTAAGCTCCATCAACAACTATACACATTAGTTTGAAAATAGCCATTCACCCAATTAGATCAAATGAGGCCAAAAGTGAATAATTCCATTATTGGTCAGTGTCTTTTTCCACCATCTTAATCCAAAAGTGGACTTCATAAACTCTCATCACCTAATTTTAGAGATAAGAAAGTTTACATCTTTTTATTCATAGAGTTGATGGGTGGGGATAAGTTTcccatttttttactttattttttaattaatttgattaaactttttaattattaaaaaatttgaattgacTAAACTTTTGTTTGTTATAGGAAAACATTTTTCTATTTCCTCATTTTATAAGGTTTGgagacattaaaaaaattagtttataaaaaatatttctctagttaaaaaaaaattaaattatttttaaagaaaataatttattttttaaattttaaaaatgttaataatattattaatatctttattttttaaaattacaatttaaataaGTTATCAAGAGAGAAACACGTTGCTTTACTAAATTTTCagtctttattttaaattttagtaaaaaattGTGACTGTTAATTCTGAAAGAAAGATGAATAagtactattttaaaataaataattaaaatattttttaaaaattaataaaataattttatcaaacgTAGACACATATAAACagatacaaataaaataaagcaaaacaaaaatgaaattaacaaactcttttaaattttatgggcGAATATGAAAActagataataaattattttttgatattttttaaaatataaattatttttttaaaaatatagtctaaattagtttaaatatataaaattaattaagttgtAGTTTCATCAAAATCAAGCTATTTTGAATTTTATGGCCCAAGatgaaaaatagataataaattattttttaatattttttaaaatataaattattttttaaaaaatatagtatagtctctatcttttctcatatttattaaaatgttcttatcatttttttccatcaacgaaatagtctttccgtcaacgaaatcgtccatctctatatttttagaaatctattaaaacatccttatcgtttctgtttgtcaacaaaatagtccctatcttttctcacatctgttaaaatgtccttatcgtttctttttgtcaacgaaatagtccctatattttcttttctcctcctcctcctcctcaaaagaagaaaaagaagaaggagaagaaggagaagaagaagaagagaaagaagaaaaagaagaagaaaaagaagaaaaagaaggagaggaagaagaaggagaagaaggagaagaagaagaagaagaagagaaagaagaaaaagaagaaaaagaagaagaaggagaagaaaaagaagaagaagaagcaaaagaagaagaagaagaagaagaagaagaagaagaagcagaagaagaagaagcagaagaagaagaagcagaagaagaagaagaagcagaagcagaaggagaagaagaagcagaagaaggaggaataatcgatgaagaagaaaagaaaggaggaggaggagaaaaataatgagggtaatttagttttttattatatttttaacgataaaaatagacagaatgactattttgttgacggagagaaaatataaaaatgttttaatagatttctaaaaatacagggactgacttattaataatggcaatactcagagactaaattataaatctccctatATTATATGACATATATCTTGTCTGGAAAGTTTTTTTAACTTCTTCAGGTCCcggttttgatttattttattttatttttgtacatTGGAAAGGGAAGGTTTCaatatcttttaagttttagtatAGTGTAATTTGACAAACTATGCACATAGTGGATAAAAATGTAGACTGAATAAACTATGAGAGTCCCATCTGATTTGATAGATAattcatatgaaaaatatgcttatttatattatttactttgaaaaccAGTAGTGCCCTTAGATATTTCTTTCTCCCATGGAGAGGGCAAATATGGAAGGCAACAGAGACATTCAAATTAGATTCTAGTAGTGATTATATcaacataactaatctattaaaattactatttaatatttaaatcattgaaCTTtagttggtttttttttttaaatttatcacttataaatttttcataaatttaaatgaaattctTAATGAGATAAAATAGAAGGCAATAAAGacgtatataaaaaattatttaaaaaaattataaaaaattatttacttttaaaaaaaaatatttaatttttaaaaatgcgTTGGTCACGTAGATAAGTTGAAaggaatatatattttagttagactttttttttatgagaaataagaatattttttatttataaaatatcaaaGATCTAATACAAGAAGAAGTCCAAAACAGCACATACAAAGcccaatgaaaaagaaaataagctGAACAAATAATTTATccgttaaaatttaaagaattcaaaatataaatagaCTCAATACGAGATCAATAAAATATAAGAGCAATCACTATAGTGTCTCTTTTAGTAAATTTTGATCGCCTGAGATAAGAAACTCCTAGTTAAATAAATAGAGTTCCAACATAATATCTTTATCGACTATTATCTACAGATTGAAacgtataaaaaaaaaaaaaatttaggttGATTGTATCTCTTAAAAAGAAGTTAACATCCATGCAGCAACTCTCCGCTTTCTCCCTTTTAGATCTCTGGCCACAATGGAAATAACCCAATAGTAGAAGCTAAAGGCCAAAAGACATACTGAAGAGTAAAGGATAAGAAAATTGACTTGAAGAATAATATCTACAACAGGGAGAAGAAAAAAACAGGAACCAAACGTGCACCATTGAGTCTAACCTAAAACAGTTAGATAAAGAACTTCAAAAGAGAAGAAATAACTTCTACAATGATCTCCAATCGCCACAGCCTAGGAGTCAGGGAAGTGTCACCAAACACTCAAATGCTAGAGAGATAGAAGGGAAGCACTGGCCTACACCTCTCTAACCTGCATCATattcttttcattttataatttttatttttttattatagttgttttaaaattattatttattatttttattataataatatattaaatgattattataattctatttaattttatttttaaaaaatctcttactatttaataaaatttaatatttttaagatagatataatatttttaagatagatataataaaaaagttaaaaaaattatttttttaatatatgtaaaaaaataaagtgaacaaaaattataaaacagaaCGAATAAaacacaataaaataaaataaaaacagaaaACAAAAAATTCTTTCTTTATAGAAAATCTCTAGCATGTCCACAAGtcgatataaaataaaaaatacatatttacaACTTCACTCAAAAGAGAAGGAAGGAAGCTCTCCTATGGGAAAAAGATGGAGGAGCTGCCGCTGCTGAGAGGAGCAGAGACGACCGTGACACCGACAAGAGCGGAGGCTCCCCGCAAAAATCTCTCACTAAGAGAAAGCTTGCTTTACACAGACTCAACAATATGAAATTGGGAGGATCAATTGTTGTTGTCTCTAGCTTCAAAAGAATAAACAAATGCATTAACTCTTTAATTAACAAGTGATCATGCATAACTTAAACAATAAATATGTTTAGATTACTTATTAGGgtcactaattaattaattaatctttatatGTACATATATACGTATTAGTAAATCCAGAAATTTAAGTCAGggatctaattttattttttcaataacttCTCTTATTTTACTCACTTCACAAAAAGTTTGATATGAAGTTTTCAAGTTGAATTTCAGAGTAATCACATAAAATTTACATGGATAAATTTTTCATTGAATTtacctattttaaaattatttttaatttaaatatttaatctattacttatataaatactatttaattttatctatgtaatattttttttaaaaaaatattttaacttataatttattaaactcatttatttttaaatttattatttttgtaaatccaaatagtttataaaaactattaaataatctaACATTACTTAAAACTCCATTtttctaaaagttttaaatttattttcataaatttaaattgtttagCATATAATTTCAACATAAATAAGGGTGAACAAAAATAACTATAGCTTCTTAATAATaagtgaataaattaattacctcataaaattttaaaaaattaaagaataatatatttagaaaactttaaaattaaaagttaattttttggattggaaaagaataaaaaaataagggtGGTTGCGGTTTTATTTACAAGAGAATATAAAAGTTTtagaatttttagaaaatttgttACTTCCTTTTAATATCAAAatcacttaaaatatttttatattttataaaattaaattgtttagtaatttattaaaaaattaaaaatagatatagGTAAAGATATTaagtaatatgaatatttaaatttataagtattaaataatattttttgataaagtaattaaaaaaattaatttcataaaaatataaaggtaTTTTAAtcgtataattttaaataggaataaattaataaaattttaaaaatttttagagatttaataatagttttccttttatttatctagagttaaaagataaagttatcaaatactattaaataatttaaaaaaattttagtggCCATTGGCTCTTTTGGCCACTATATGACTTTGTTATTGCATGCATGCTTGCATATTTAATGCTCTATTACTAAGCTAATGCTATTGGAAAAATTTAACTcaatcatatatttttaatattgtaaaaCGATTAAATTtgtagttaattaatttttaaagagtaaaacatatataaaaaaatcttataattttattaatttttattttagcatGTGATTATTTCACGTGACTATTGCCGGCATCATCCAAATTTTTCACTACAAAAAtttaacggattagtaacggaaattttcgttactaattattaaaaatccgttattaaaattattttgtaacgGATTTATAACGGAAATTTTCCGTTACAGCAAACCTCGTTGCTAAtgtattagtaacggatttgtaacgaaaaatccgttactaaatattATTTCCTTTTCGTTGGttttagtaacagatttttttagtaacggatttttctgTTACaaaaatccattactaattGTGAAAAGGTAATAACATATTTTTCCGTTACTATTTTTAACAGATCAGTAACaacttaatccgttactaatccgttactatttataaaattacaataaaatattatataatctaATCAGACAATTTAACCTGTAAATACACTCACCTATTACAActcatctcaataacaaaatgtAAAAACCAAATGTCATAGCTATCATGAATGCACTCAAAtccaatatcatatattatgtaaatcaaatcaaacatatATCCAAGTATGAAGTTGtgcaattttaaactaaaaaaattaacaaattatttattatcctaGTACATATATGtaatgaaaaaagaaactatAAATGTGTAGTATTTTCGTCCTCGTCCTCGTCCTCATCATTAGCTTCATCTGCTTGATCAGGAGGCTGTGCAGAAGTTCCCTCACCAGGAGCTGAAGGCTGGATGCCTTGCCTTTGACTCACAAGTTGCATAAGTAAATCCTTCACCTGTGAGAGCTCAGAGGTAATCTGCACATTTTGCTCACGCAAtacttgttcattatcctcacgCTCCTGTACCTTGCATCTGAGATCAGCCACTTCATCTTGAAGATCCTTATTTTGCTGAGCTGATGTGAAGGATGTACTAGCAGAAGTCTTGTTTGGGAAGAAAACTGAAGCCTGTGATCCAAGACCATACacccttctttttttctctccaccTACTGCCTCAAAGTATAACTGAGCCTCATCAATGCGGGATGCTTGACTACTGTCATTATCTGTCTGTGATGCTTGCTCTTTCAAAGTCAGAAAGCGGTCCTTCAAAAAAAGATACCATGTGATATaacagtataaaaaataaatcaaatactttactataaatttatttaatttctcacatGAATGGTCTTTGAGCGTGCATCAACAAACTCTGAGGTACCCTTCTTTTTATGAGTAGCCTCAAATAACTCATGAGTAGAGGATCTCTGCCTAGTCTTTCGCGCtacaagtaaaatataaatagtaataacatgcttcaatataaattcacaacaaattttataaaatttaaagcatttgaaaaaatttaagtgaAAATGAATAGTACATACCATCTGTTGTTGATGTCTATACTGAaatatggatcctccacaatgtTTTGATGGGCCAGCGCCTTGCCCACCTGTTTCACTCTTTCTGTTATTAGAGAATTTTTTGCATTTCTCTTTATACTCAGTTGCTCCCCAAGCGGATTGCCATGCATCCATTACTCCTTCTGTCAGTGATAGCCTCTTCTCCTTCCCATTCCTTACGCTACACATAAGGCTACGATACCGCTCGGCAGCTTTCTTCCTCCAAGCTATCTTCATAAGCTGCTCTATTACCTCCTCCCATAAGAAGTGTTTCTGTAATTACTCATATTTAGTGACAAATAATGCACAGTAAAAATAATTACATGTACTGTAAAATTTGTATTACCTTAAATTCTTGCCAATAGAATTCTTTAACCTCTTCTGGTACATTTTTCCAACAAAAGCCATCTGCTACTAACTTTTCCTTGAATATCAATGTAATCCGCCTAGCAATCGGATCAGAAGGCTGCATGCTGTAGAAGAATAAttgacaaaataattatattgaaataaGCATAGAAATTAAAtgcatatttaaaaatacttataaattttactcACATTGAGTTTACTAAGGAAATATATGGTCTGTATCCTGTGGGTCCGCAACTACCAGAAGCAGATGCAGATGCAGATGCAGCCATCAGTGGAATAGGTGGCAAACCTATGGGAGCTGAGGCAGTACCAGATGTGTGCACTGAAGCAGGAGTGGATGATGCAACACCCTGTGTGGATCTCTCACCCTGGTCTGGTCTAGGAATCAAAGCAGTGTGCTGTACCAAATCTTGATTGATATTTTCTGATTCATTTGTGTGGACACTACCCCTGCCATGGTCTCCTCGACCCCGTGATGAAGATCCACGTCCTCGTCCTCTCATCCTGTATAAATTTACATTAAACAAATCACATatagttaatatatttaataactgaaagtaaaaaatagatatcaattattttatacCTTTTATTCACTATCTACATCTAAGTcattattatcatcatcatcatcatcatcgtccgTTTCTGTTGCTATTATAGTTTCatcttcatcattttcttcaCCATCATCAATTTCAATAACATCCCCAGTTGGATCATTTAATTGTTGTGTTGAATCATCAATTTCAATAACAATGGCAGTGTGTTCCATTTCATCTTGTTGAAATGGTTCTTCATCAGGTTGTGTATTTTCTTGTGTTGGAAGTTGAATCATAGAACGTGCTTTGACTTTTACAGCAGCCCAccattcaattttatctcgCTTTAGGCTAGGATACGAAGTATATATCACTTGTATTGCTTGTACTCCCAGCACAAAaggctcatatctattaaaagatCGTTTATGATTTACATCGATAAGTTTATATTTACTATGGATCTTTGTGCCTACATTTGGAGTGGGGTCAAACCAATTGCATTTGAAAAGTACAACTCGCTTGATTGGAAGACCTGAATACTCCAAACGTATAACTTCAAGCAATTGTCCATAATAATCGCTCTCTTCGTTGCTGTAATTTGACCCCTTAATACACACCCCACTGTTCATAGTTGCTCTACTTGTACAGTATGACTTTGATTGAAACTTATATCCATTCACCATATATCCATTGTATGATGTCACACTTCGTAATGGACCCTTTGCAAGCGATATGATAAACTTGTTGGATATATTACTGCACGAATCATGAGCAAAATTGTTGAACCATATAGCAAATTCACTCTCCAATTTGATGTCAATCTGAGAATCATTGACTAACGGATCATTTGAGCGCAGTTGATCAATGTAAATGCTGGAAAAATCTCAACTTCATtagaaaaagtaatttaaaaaataatatataaattacttattaACGATAACTTACTCAATGTAGGGTTTCACTTCTGgacaatttaataatatgtacATTTGTGCTGCTTTatactcatcctccataaggTATCTGGTTCTCCCTTTTCCTATTGGTCGACCGGACTGCATGAAAATTGATAGGTTGCCTTCATAATTTTCAGTATTTTCTGAAATTTCAACATTTCTTGGCACTTTTCGATGTCTAGTTTGAACATACGGCTCAAAGTAATGCGCACAAAATGAAGTGGCTTCTTCTACTAGGTACGCATTACAAATTGATCCCTCGACTCTAGCTTTATTTCTGACATTATTCTTAAGCCGTCGCAgatatctataaaatatatgaccaacattagtaaacattattaaataacttaattaaagtGAATTTAAAAGAACTTACCGTTCAAAAGGATACATCCACAGATATTGCACTGGACCTGCCAACCATGCTTCATATGCTAGATGGACGGGGAGGTGTTCCATACAATCAAAGAAACTTGGAGGGAAAACACGCTCAAGCTTACATATGATCAAAGGAATTTCACCATGCAACCGCAACATATCACTCTCATTTATAGCGGTATATGTTAATTCCCTAAAAAAATTGCTCAACTCTGTTAAGGGCTGCCAAACATTCGAAGGAAGCAACTCACGAAATGCAATTGGAATAATCCGCTACATGAAAACATGACAGTCATGACTCTTTATCCCAAACATCTTCAGCCTCTTCATATCAATACATCGGCCCATATTGGAAACATAACCATCAGGAAACTTGAGATTTTTCAGCCAATCACATAAGACCTGCTTACTTTGCTTATCTAGAGTATAACAAGCTTTGGGATATCTTCCAGTGACTTGATCCATTTCCAACTCTGGTCGATCGCAGATCACATTGAGGTCTACCCTTGACTTAGCATTATCCTTTGTCTTTCTCTCAACACTCATTACAGTGttgattatattttcaaaaaattttttctCAATGTGCATTACATCAAGATTATGTCGAATCAAATTACTTTTCCAATACGGTAAATCCCACAAGATACTTCTTTTTCGCCAACCGCATTGCTTTGATAGACTggaatttatttcaaatgcatCCTCATCTATAACCCTCTTAAACCCCAATTCATTAATCTGTTTCAGTATTTTTTTCACCGGAAATAGGTGGTTTAGCTTTCTTAGT encodes:
- the LOC122721794 gene encoding uncharacterized protein LOC122721794, encoding MRGRGRGSSSRGRGDHGRGSVHTNESENINQDLVQHTALIPRPDQGERSTQGVASSTPASVHTSGTASAPIGLPPIPLMAASASASASGSCGPTGYRPYISLVNSIMQPSDPIARRITLIFKEKLVADGFCWKNVPEEVKEFYWQEFKKHFLWEEVIEQLMKIAWRKKAAERYRSLMCSVRNGKEKRLSLTEGVMDAWQSAWGATEYKEKCKKFSNNRKSETGGQGAGPSKHCGGSIFQYRHQQQMDRFLTLKEQASQTDNDSSQASRIDEAQLYFEAVGGEKKRRVYGLGSQASVFFPNKTSASTSFTSAQQNKDLQDEVADLRCKVQEREDNEQVLREQNVQITSELSQVKDLLMQLVSQRQGIQPSAPGEGTSAQPPDQADEANDEDEDEDENTTHL